From a single Brassica napus cultivar Da-Ae chromosome C9, Da-Ae, whole genome shotgun sequence genomic region:
- the LOC106345790 gene encoding protein arginine N-methyltransferase PRMT10 isoform X2, translated as MADHARALVKANNLEHVVEVIQGSVEDISLPEKVDVIISEWMGYFLLRESMFDSVICARDRWLKPTGVMYPSHARMWFAPIKSNMADRKKSDLDGAMADWDNFSDEIKTYYGVDMSVLTKPFAEEQEKYFIQTGMWNDLNPLQVIGTPTIVKEMDCLTATVSEIEEVKCNVTSVINGQNTRLCGFGGWFDVHFRGRKEDPAQQEIELTTAPSEQHCTHWGQQVFIMADPINVGEGDHLNLGLVMSRSKENHRLMEVELECEIKEASGNPKESFKKTYFIE; from the exons ATGGCTGATCATGCTCGTGCTCTTGTCAAAGCTAACAATCTTGAACATGTTGTTGAAGTCATTCAAGGTTCTGTCGAAGATATCTCTTTGCCTGAGAAAg TTGATGTGATTATCTCGGAGTGGATGGGATACTTCCTTCTTCGTGAGTCCATGTTTGATTCTGTGATTTGTGCTCGTGACCGTTGGTTGAAGCCCACCGGTGTCAT GTACCCTAGTCATGCTCGCATGTGGTTTGCACCTATCAAGTCTAACATGGCAGATCGGAAGAAGAGTGATTTGGATGGGGCAATGGCGGATTGGGATAACTTTTCAGATGAGATCAAAACCTACTACGGCGTTGATATGAGCGTTTTAACAAAGCCTTTTGCTGAAGAGCAAGAAAAGTATTTCATACAG ACGGGAATGTGGAATGACTTGAATCCACTTCAAGTGATAGGCACACCTACAATTGTCAAAGAGATGGATTGTTTGACAGCTACCGTCAGTGAGATCGAGGAAGTCAAATGTAATGTAACCTCAGTCATCAATGGACAGAACACAAGGCTATGTGGTTTTGGTGGATGGTTTGATGTTCACTTCCGG gggAGAAAAGAAGATCCAGCGCAGCAAGAAATCGAGTTGACAACAGCTCCAAGTGAACAGCATTGCACGCATTGGGGACAACAg GTTTTCATTATGGCTGATCCTATAAATGTTGGGGAAGGTGATCATCTGAACCTTGGTTTGGTGATGAGCCGGTCAAAGGAAAACCACAGACTAATGGAGGTGGAGCTTGAATGTGAGATAAAAGAGGCTTCTGGCAACCCTAAGGAGTCTTTCAAGAAGACCTATTTCATAGAATGA
- the LOC106345790 gene encoding protein arginine N-methyltransferase PRMT10 isoform X1 — MRSAYNGGAMGGRAAGTGGGVKSSAPVDKEVDYANYFCTYSFLYHQKDMLSDRVRMDAYFNAVFENKHHFAGKTVLDVGTGSGILAIWSAQAGARKVYAVEATSMADHARALVKANNLEHVVEVIQGSVEDISLPEKVDVIISEWMGYFLLRESMFDSVICARDRWLKPTGVMYPSHARMWFAPIKSNMADRKKSDLDGAMADWDNFSDEIKTYYGVDMSVLTKPFAEEQEKYFIQTGMWNDLNPLQVIGTPTIVKEMDCLTATVSEIEEVKCNVTSVINGQNTRLCGFGGWFDVHFRGRKEDPAQQEIELTTAPSEQHCTHWGQQVFIMADPINVGEGDHLNLGLVMSRSKENHRLMEVELECEIKEASGNPKESFKKTYFIE; from the exons ATGAGGAGCGCATACAACGGCGGCGCAATGGGCGGACGTGCTGCCGGAACCGGTGGCGGAGTAAAATCGTCAGCTCCAGTAGACAAAGAAGTAGACTACGCTAATTACTTCTGCACATACTCGTTCCTCTACCACCAGAAAGACATGCTCTCCGATCGTGTCCGTATGGACGCGTACTTCAACGCCGTCTTCGAGAACAAGCATCACTTCGCCGGCAAG ACGGTGTTGGACGTTGGAACAGGGAGTGGGATTCTCGCGATTTGGTCAGCTCAAGCTGGTGCTAGGAAAGTTTATGCCGTTGAAGCTACTTCAATGGCTGATCATGCTCGTGCTCTTGTCAAAGCTAACAATCTTGAACATGTTGTTGAAGTCATTCAAGGTTCTGTCGAAGATATCTCTTTGCCTGAGAAAg TTGATGTGATTATCTCGGAGTGGATGGGATACTTCCTTCTTCGTGAGTCCATGTTTGATTCTGTGATTTGTGCTCGTGACCGTTGGTTGAAGCCCACCGGTGTCAT GTACCCTAGTCATGCTCGCATGTGGTTTGCACCTATCAAGTCTAACATGGCAGATCGGAAGAAGAGTGATTTGGATGGGGCAATGGCGGATTGGGATAACTTTTCAGATGAGATCAAAACCTACTACGGCGTTGATATGAGCGTTTTAACAAAGCCTTTTGCTGAAGAGCAAGAAAAGTATTTCATACAG ACGGGAATGTGGAATGACTTGAATCCACTTCAAGTGATAGGCACACCTACAATTGTCAAAGAGATGGATTGTTTGACAGCTACCGTCAGTGAGATCGAGGAAGTCAAATGTAATGTAACCTCAGTCATCAATGGACAGAACACAAGGCTATGTGGTTTTGGTGGATGGTTTGATGTTCACTTCCGG gggAGAAAAGAAGATCCAGCGCAGCAAGAAATCGAGTTGACAACAGCTCCAAGTGAACAGCATTGCACGCATTGGGGACAACAg GTTTTCATTATGGCTGATCCTATAAATGTTGGGGAAGGTGATCATCTGAACCTTGGTTTGGTGATGAGCCGGTCAAAGGAAAACCACAGACTAATGGAGGTGGAGCTTGAATGTGAGATAAAAGAGGCTTCTGGCAACCCTAAGGAGTCTTTCAAGAAGACCTATTTCATAGAATGA